A genome region from Geminicoccus roseus DSM 18922 includes the following:
- a CDS encoding S-(hydroxymethyl)glutathione dehydrogenase/class III alcohol dehydrogenase: MKVQAAVAWEAGKPLEIETVDLEGPKAFEVLVELKATGICHTDEFTRSGADPEGIFPAILGHEGAGVVVECGPGVTSVQPGDHVIPLYTPECRQCKSCLSRKTNLCTAIRATQGKGLMPDGTTRFSLKGKPIHHYMGCSTFANFTVMPEIALAKVRTDAPFDKICYIGCGVTTGVGAVIHTAKVEVGSNVAVFGLGGIGLNVIQGARLAGADKIIGVDLNPAREEMARQFGLTHFVNPKEVGDVVQHIVQLTDGGADYSFECVGNVGLMRQALECCHRGWGVSTIIGVAGSGQEIATRPFQLVTGRVWKGTAFGGARGRTDVPKIVDWYMDQKIQIDPLITHTMPLEKINDAFDLMHEGKSIRSVVLY; encoded by the coding sequence ATGAAGGTGCAGGCCGCCGTCGCATGGGAAGCGGGCAAGCCGCTGGAGATCGAGACCGTCGACCTCGAAGGCCCGAAGGCATTCGAGGTCCTGGTCGAACTCAAGGCTACCGGGATCTGCCACACCGACGAGTTCACCCGCTCCGGCGCGGATCCGGAGGGCATCTTTCCAGCCATTCTCGGTCATGAAGGGGCCGGGGTCGTAGTCGAGTGCGGCCCGGGCGTGACTTCGGTGCAGCCGGGCGACCATGTGATCCCGCTCTACACGCCCGAATGCCGGCAGTGCAAAAGCTGCCTGTCGCGAAAGACCAACCTGTGCACCGCGATCCGCGCGACCCAGGGCAAGGGCCTGATGCCGGACGGCACCACGCGCTTCTCGCTCAAGGGCAAGCCGATCCACCACTACATGGGCTGCTCGACCTTCGCGAACTTCACGGTGATGCCGGAGATCGCCCTGGCCAAGGTCCGCACCGACGCTCCGTTCGACAAGATCTGCTATATCGGCTGCGGTGTGACCACAGGTGTCGGCGCCGTGATCCACACGGCCAAGGTTGAGGTCGGCAGCAACGTGGCGGTGTTCGGCCTGGGCGGGATCGGGCTGAACGTCATCCAGGGTGCTAGGCTCGCCGGGGCGGACAAGATCATTGGCGTTGACCTGAACCCGGCGCGCGAGGAGATGGCCCGCCAGTTCGGCTTGACCCACTTCGTCAACCCGAAGGAGGTGGGCGACGTCGTCCAGCACATCGTGCAGCTGACCGATGGCGGGGCAGACTACAGCTTCGAGTGCGTCGGCAATGTTGGCCTGATGCGGCAGGCATTGGAATGCTGCCACCGCGGCTGGGGCGTCTCGACCATCATCGGTGTGGCTGGCAGCGGCCAGGAGATCGCCACCCGGCCGTTCCAACTGGTCACCGGGCGGGTCTGGAAGGGTACCGCCTTCGGTGGTGCCCGCGGCCGGACCGACGTGCCGAAGATCGTCGACTGGTACATGGACCAGAAGATCCAGATCGATCCGCTGATCACCCACACGATGCCGCTCGAGAAGATCAACGACGCCTTCGACCTGATGCACGAAGGCAAGTCCATCCGATCGGTGGTGCTGTATTGA
- a CDS encoding histidine phosphatase family protein: MSTVWFITHSDVQIDANVPVPRWPLSERGRVRMRMFLAKDWVAGLAAIWSSTEQKAIDGATILAEGRGIPRHELEELGENDRSATGYLARTEFEATADQFFARPHESVRGWERAVDAQARIVQAVDQVIRLHGTTSDVAIVAHGGVGTLLLCHLKGCPIQRSEDQPPNNGGNYFSFDAQGRTLHHGWRAVDA, translated from the coding sequence ATGAGCACGGTCTGGTTCATCACCCATTCCGACGTCCAAATCGACGCGAACGTCCCGGTGCCGCGCTGGCCTTTGTCGGAGCGCGGCCGCGTCCGGATGAGGATGTTCCTGGCCAAGGACTGGGTGGCGGGGCTGGCCGCCATCTGGTCCAGCACCGAGCAGAAGGCCATCGACGGCGCGACGATCCTTGCGGAGGGGCGCGGTATTCCTCGCCATGAGCTGGAAGAACTCGGCGAGAACGACCGCAGCGCAACCGGCTATCTCGCCCGGACCGAGTTCGAGGCCACGGCAGACCAGTTCTTTGCGAGACCGCATGAATCGGTGCGCGGCTGGGAACGGGCGGTAGATGCTCAGGCACGCATCGTCCAGGCGGTGGACCAGGTCATCCGCCTCCATGGCACCACCAGCGACGTCGCAATCGTGGCCCATGGCGGAGTGGGTACCCTGCTGCTCTGCCACCTGAAAGGCTGCCCCATCCAGCGCTCGGAAGACCAGCCCCCCAACAATGGCGGCAACTACTTCTCATTCGATGCGCAAGGTCGAACCCTGCATCATGGATGGCGGGCAGTAGACGCCTGA
- a CDS encoding sulfotransferase domain-containing protein translates to MDQKAAEWPRKTRDLHNHHMDSTIWDKLDFRDDDIVIATYAKSGTTWVQQIVGQLLFQGAPDVAVAEMSPWLDLRVPPQDVKLEAVEAQRHRRFLKTHLPVDALTFSPKAKYLYIGRDGRDVVWSLYNHHVQANEYWYQALNDTPGRVGPPIARPPSDICQYFNEWLDRDGLPFWSFWENIRSWWTIRQLPNLMLLHFADLKADLPGQIRRIATFLEIPIDERRWPSIVEHCSFDYMKANARFSAPAGGIFWEGGAPTFVHKGTNGRWREVLSAADSRRYEEAARRELGDACAHWLASGEIVTETEPLPVVRPLAASSGTSATTISV, encoded by the coding sequence ATGGACCAGAAGGCAGCAGAGTGGCCGCGGAAGACGCGCGACCTGCACAATCATCACATGGATTCGACAATCTGGGACAAGCTCGACTTCAGGGATGACGACATTGTCATCGCGACCTATGCCAAGTCAGGTACAACCTGGGTTCAACAAATTGTCGGTCAGCTTCTATTTCAGGGTGCTCCGGATGTTGCCGTAGCCGAGATGTCGCCGTGGCTCGACTTGCGGGTGCCGCCCCAGGATGTGAAGCTTGAGGCGGTCGAGGCGCAGCGGCACCGTCGCTTTCTGAAGACCCACCTTCCCGTAGATGCCCTGACCTTCTCGCCGAAGGCAAAGTACCTTTATATCGGTCGGGATGGCCGCGACGTGGTCTGGAGTCTCTACAACCACCACGTTCAAGCCAACGAGTATTGGTATCAGGCGCTGAACGATACTCCGGGCAGGGTCGGCCCACCTATCGCGCGCCCGCCTTCGGACATCTGCCAGTACTTCAATGAATGGCTGGATAGGGACGGCCTTCCGTTCTGGTCGTTCTGGGAGAACATCCGGAGTTGGTGGACGATCCGGCAGCTGCCGAACCTGATGCTGCTGCACTTCGCCGACCTCAAGGCGGATCTGCCGGGGCAAATCCGCCGGATCGCCACCTTCCTGGAGATTCCAATCGATGAGCGGCGCTGGCCTTCGATCGTTGAGCATTGCAGCTTTGACTACATGAAGGCGAACGCACGCTTCAGCGCGCCGGCGGGAGGCATCTTCTGGGAAGGAGGAGCTCCGACCTTCGTGCACAAGGGGACGAACGGACGCTGGCGCGAGGTGCTCAGCGCCGCCGATAGCCGCCGCTACGAAGAAGCGGCGCGGCGGGAACTTGGCGATGCCTGTGCGCATTGGCTGGCGAGTGGAGAGATAGTGACGGAGACGGAGCCATTGCCGGTCGTCCGGCCGCTGGCTGCGAGCAGCGGCACGTCTGCGACGACGATATCCGTCTAG
- a CDS encoding ArnT family glycosyltransferase: MTAWRSELAVPCLLFLACCALYAVNLDIPPDFDELYHVLAARGFAETGRYAIADGIYERGWPLTRVIAALFGLLGDDVWIARLPSLLCVASTVTLLYVWLRREAGNRAALIAVLLFAVSPFSLDIAHFARFYAFHGLAFLLGSICIYDLVTHPAAPRVRLIRGVIASAAFAAAIMFQITTLIGLAALGAWLVLQLVGPWLLSRNVPRGRRLAFIILTVVLLGLAIAAAGSTGMLAKLLGMYRSTPLWSADNADNAAYYHAWMILYYPTLWSLLPILLVGALSARPQTGFFLFVMTGVGLVLHSFAGSKSLRYVYYIMPFLFALWGIGLASILSAIVRFAREQTGTLFARLYPAHPKGILGLIVLFLSGAWIVAANAASVRSLLMLANVTIPPELPPTRWDLAKPVLAPLIRAADVVVVTSELDALYFLGDYDVLVSRSRLDERPGSDTPQFSVDPRTGRPIISTAEALAQVMACHRTGIVITSIYRWRHAPMLDNDVADMIVRSAKPVLLPQASRVMAYTWRHEPTADRSACSGPSASSETPAGAREEARKSW; this comes from the coding sequence ATGACCGCTTGGCGAAGCGAACTGGCGGTGCCGTGCCTGCTGTTCCTGGCATGCTGCGCGCTCTATGCGGTCAACCTCGACATTCCACCGGACTTCGACGAACTCTACCATGTCCTGGCGGCACGAGGATTTGCAGAGACTGGGCGCTATGCGATCGCCGACGGCATCTATGAGCGGGGATGGCCGCTCACCCGGGTCATAGCTGCTCTTTTCGGGCTCTTGGGAGACGATGTGTGGATAGCGCGGCTCCCGTCGCTGCTCTGCGTCGCGTCCACTGTCACGTTGCTGTACGTCTGGCTGCGCCGTGAGGCCGGAAACCGAGCGGCCCTGATCGCAGTGCTGCTCTTCGCGGTCTCCCCCTTCTCTCTAGACATTGCCCATTTCGCCCGGTTCTACGCCTTCCATGGACTGGCGTTCCTGCTCGGTTCCATCTGCATCTACGATCTGGTGACCCATCCGGCTGCACCTCGTGTCCGCCTGATCCGGGGCGTCATCGCCAGCGCGGCATTCGCAGCCGCTATCATGTTTCAGATCACCACGCTGATCGGACTGGCGGCATTGGGAGCGTGGCTGGTTCTGCAGCTTGTGGGCCCCTGGCTCCTGTCCAGGAACGTACCACGGGGCCGGCGCCTGGCCTTCATCATCCTGACGGTTGTCCTTCTGGGTCTGGCCATAGCGGCGGCTGGCTCAACAGGCATGCTGGCGAAGCTGCTCGGAATGTACCGAAGCACGCCGCTCTGGTCTGCGGATAATGCCGACAACGCCGCTTACTACCATGCCTGGATGATTCTGTATTATCCAACTCTATGGTCGCTCCTTCCAATCCTCCTCGTAGGGGCATTGTCGGCTCGACCACAAACTGGCTTCTTCTTGTTTGTCATGACAGGCGTGGGGCTGGTACTTCACAGTTTTGCCGGCTCGAAGAGCCTGCGCTACGTCTATTATATCATGCCCTTCCTGTTTGCGCTCTGGGGCATCGGGCTTGCGAGCATCCTTTCGGCTATCGTGCGTTTTGCCCGTGAGCAGACAGGCACCTTGTTCGCGCGCCTTTACCCAGCCCATCCAAAAGGCATCCTCGGGCTCATCGTCTTGTTCCTGTCAGGTGCCTGGATCGTGGCCGCCAATGCAGCCTCGGTGCGCAGCCTGCTGATGCTGGCAAATGTCACCATTCCGCCCGAGCTGCCGCCGACCCGCTGGGATCTGGCAAAGCCCGTGCTGGCTCCCCTCATCCGCGCAGCGGATGTTGTCGTAGTGACTTCCGAACTTGACGCCCTGTATTTCCTTGGGGATTACGACGTCCTGGTCAGCAGGAGCCGGCTCGACGAGCGTCCCGGTTCGGACACTCCGCAGTTTTCGGTCGACCCGCGCACGGGCCGGCCGATCATCAGCACAGCGGAAGCACTCGCTCAGGTAATGGCCTGTCACCGGACAGGCATCGTCATCACGTCCATCTATCGTTGGCGTCATGCACCAATGCTGGACAATGACGTCGCCGACATGATTGTGCGCTCAGCCAAGCCGGTTCTCCTGCCTCAAGCTAGTCGGGTGATGGCCTACACGTGGCGCCATGAACCCACTGCGGACCGATCAGCATGCTCCGGCCCATCTGCCAGTTCAGAGACCCCGGCAGGCGCTCGGGAAGAGGCCAGAAAAAGCTGGTAG
- a CDS encoding glycosyltransferase family 4 protein codes for MRICLISTEIFAWGKHGGFGRATRMIGGELAKRGVEVFVVVPQRPGQHPVEKLDGITVLGFPPLRPQCMLQLFRDVNADVYHSCEISLGTLLAQRAMPERRHMITFRDPRDWTDWALEFARPSLNRLQVVGNYLFESNPALGYAVRRADALYTIAEWLVPKVERMYRPKVKPRFLPTPVPIPPEPHKAQQPTVCYVARLDRRKRPDLFLDLAAQFPQVRFLAMGKSRDINYEASLRKKYGSLPNIEFLGMVDQFASGTHGNVLGESWIMINTATREAMPNSFLEAAAHGCAIMSFVDPDGFATKFGYHAAKDDFAKGLAWLLEEDRWRERGQRAREHVARVFALDHAIDLHLEVYRSLLSNDKLPATATRPASASKAASL; via the coding sequence ATGAGGATCTGCCTGATCTCCACCGAGATTTTCGCTTGGGGCAAGCATGGCGGGTTTGGCCGCGCCACCAGGATGATCGGAGGCGAGTTGGCGAAGCGCGGTGTTGAGGTCTTCGTGGTAGTCCCGCAGCGTCCCGGCCAACACCCCGTGGAAAAGCTGGACGGGATCACCGTGCTCGGGTTTCCACCGCTCCGGCCACAATGCATGCTGCAGTTGTTCCGTGACGTGAACGCTGACGTGTACCACTCGTGCGAGATCTCGCTGGGGACTCTCCTGGCGCAGCGGGCGATGCCCGAGCGCCGACATATGATCACCTTCCGGGATCCGCGAGACTGGACCGACTGGGCGCTGGAGTTCGCACGTCCATCGCTTAACAGGTTGCAGGTGGTCGGCAACTACCTGTTCGAAAGCAACCCGGCTCTGGGCTATGCCGTCCGACGGGCGGATGCTCTCTACACCATCGCCGAGTGGCTGGTTCCGAAGGTCGAGCGGATGTACCGACCAAAGGTGAAGCCGCGGTTCCTGCCCACGCCAGTTCCCATCCCCCCGGAGCCGCACAAGGCCCAGCAACCGACGGTCTGCTACGTCGCCAGACTCGACCGGAGGAAGCGACCTGATCTGTTCCTGGATCTGGCCGCGCAGTTTCCGCAGGTCCGATTTCTTGCGATGGGCAAGTCCCGCGACATCAACTATGAGGCTTCTCTGCGGAAGAAGTATGGCAGTCTGCCAAACATCGAGTTTCTGGGCATGGTCGACCAGTTTGCCTCGGGCACCCATGGAAACGTCCTGGGTGAAAGCTGGATCATGATCAACACTGCCACACGAGAGGCGATGCCTAACTCCTTTCTGGAAGCGGCAGCCCACGGATGTGCCATCATGAGTTTTGTGGATCCGGATGGGTTCGCCACCAAGTTCGGGTATCACGCCGCCAAGGACGACTTCGCCAAAGGCTTGGCCTGGCTTCTGGAAGAGGATCGCTGGCGTGAACGTGGCCAGCGCGCGCGGGAACACGTGGCCCGAGTGTTCGCTCTCGATCATGCCATCGACCTGCACCTCGAGGTCTATCGATCGCTCTTGTCCAATGACAAACTCCCGGCCACGGCTACGCGGCCAGCGTCTGCCTCCAAAGCTGCGAGTTTGTGA
- a CDS encoding sulfotransferase family protein, whose product MMPNLFVIGAAKSGTTSLHHYLGQHPDVFMSPVKEPNYFAFPGVLPSFAGPPEEPGSFFRRDRIRREKYQFSILDQREYEDLFSQGSGAFFRGESSASYLYYPDAARRIKEQAPDARIIVVLRHPVDRAHSKYMQMRRDQAEPLDRFEHAVDAEPERKRANWAPTWLYMERGFYGQQLAPYFDLFDSRQIHVVLYEDLRRDPVDCMQAIFRFLDIDPHVPMDTQERHNVSAVAQVPRSGPLFWLIARPYLQSASLQARMPAWLYRTIRPTVRRLLLKPMTPVAVEPLSSDTRTMLLARFRPDIRKLEGTIGHNLSHWLE is encoded by the coding sequence ATGATGCCAAACCTGTTCGTCATAGGCGCGGCCAAATCCGGCACCACTTCCCTGCACCATTATCTCGGACAACATCCAGACGTCTTCATGTCGCCTGTCAAGGAGCCGAACTACTTCGCTTTTCCCGGGGTCTTGCCATCTTTTGCTGGACCACCAGAAGAGCCAGGATCATTCTTCCGCCGCGACCGGATCCGCAGAGAGAAGTACCAATTTTCAATCCTGGATCAACGTGAGTATGAAGACCTCTTCTCGCAGGGCTCAGGTGCATTTTTTCGAGGCGAATCATCAGCATCTTATTTGTATTATCCTGACGCTGCCCGGCGAATCAAGGAACAGGCTCCAGATGCCAGGATCATCGTCGTCCTGCGGCATCCGGTTGACCGAGCGCATTCAAAGTATATGCAGATGCGCCGTGACCAGGCCGAGCCGCTGGACCGATTTGAACATGCCGTGGACGCTGAACCAGAGCGGAAGCGAGCAAACTGGGCACCAACCTGGCTATACATGGAGCGGGGCTTCTATGGCCAGCAACTTGCCCCCTATTTCGACCTCTTCGACTCCAGGCAGATCCACGTCGTGCTTTATGAGGACCTTCGACGCGATCCGGTCGACTGCATGCAGGCAATCTTCCGGTTTCTCGACATTGATCCGCACGTGCCGATGGACACGCAGGAGCGCCACAATGTCTCTGCGGTGGCCCAGGTTCCACGGTCTGGCCCGCTCTTCTGGTTGATTGCTCGTCCCTACCTCCAGTCTGCCAGCCTGCAGGCACGAATGCCTGCCTGGCTCTACCGGACGATCCGGCCGACAGTACGACGCCTGCTTCTGAAACCCATGACGCCGGTTGCCGTGGAGCCACTCTCATCCGACACTCGGACAATGCTGCTGGCGCGATTCCGCCCTGATATCAGGAAGCTTGAGGGGACGATCGGGCACAACCTGTCGCATTGGCTCGAATAA